A window of Streptomyces marispadix contains these coding sequences:
- a CDS encoding hydantoinase/oxoprolinase family protein, which translates to MRIGIDVGGTNTDAVLMDGDSVVADAKVTTTPDVTDGIMQAIQGLRQRRDFDPGAVTGVMLGTTHFINAIVEGRDLSPTAAIRLGLPATQSLPPLVGWPGNLVSAIGDHTYLCHGGHEYDGRVISQLDPDELHRIADELAAEDVRSVAITSVFSLVNAEFELRAAEILAERLPGLRVSLSHEVGRTGLLERENATVINAALGELAERICGGMVAMLRSIGLEAPLYLSQNDGTLMGVDYARQYPVMTFASGPTNSMRGAAYLSGVDDCAVVDVGGTTTDVGMLHRGFPREASTEVSVGGIRTNFRMPDVLSFGVGGGSLVRQDSARVTVGPESVGYRLRDEALVFGGETLTATDLVVAAGRAEIGEPERVASLDRDLVEAGLAYATERITGTIDRMRTSRAPVPVVLVGGGSVLLPESIPLASSMMRPEQFAVANAVGAAIAQISGDVDRIFAVQPGQRDAALDTAKQEATDRALIAGATPGTVEIVEVEEIPLAYLPGNATRIRVKAVGDLSRDRSRDPSEPASAAHGHGAG; encoded by the coding sequence ATGCGGATCGGCATCGACGTCGGCGGAACGAACACGGACGCCGTCCTGATGGACGGCGACTCCGTGGTGGCCGACGCGAAGGTCACCACGACCCCCGATGTCACGGACGGCATCATGCAGGCGATACAGGGCCTGCGGCAGCGCCGTGACTTCGACCCGGGGGCGGTCACCGGCGTGATGCTCGGAACCACCCACTTCATCAACGCCATCGTCGAGGGGCGCGATCTGTCCCCGACAGCCGCCATACGTCTGGGACTTCCCGCCACCCAGTCGCTGCCGCCGCTGGTGGGCTGGCCCGGCAACCTGGTGTCCGCGATCGGCGATCACACCTACCTCTGCCACGGCGGGCACGAGTACGACGGACGGGTCATCTCCCAGCTCGACCCCGACGAACTGCACAGGATCGCCGACGAACTCGCCGCCGAGGACGTCCGATCGGTCGCCATCACGTCCGTCTTCTCCCTCGTCAACGCAGAGTTCGAATTACGGGCCGCGGAGATCCTCGCCGAACGGCTGCCCGGACTGCGGGTCAGCCTCTCCCACGAGGTCGGCCGCACCGGCCTGCTGGAGCGGGAGAACGCCACGGTCATCAACGCCGCGCTCGGCGAACTGGCCGAGCGCATCTGCGGCGGCATGGTGGCGATGCTGCGCTCCATCGGCCTGGAAGCGCCGCTGTACCTCAGCCAGAACGACGGCACGCTCATGGGCGTCGACTACGCCCGCCAGTACCCCGTCATGACGTTCGCCTCCGGGCCGACCAACTCGATGCGGGGCGCGGCCTATCTCTCCGGCGTGGACGATTGCGCCGTCGTGGACGTCGGGGGCACCACCACGGACGTCGGCATGCTGCACCGGGGGTTCCCGCGCGAGGCGAGCACCGAGGTGAGCGTCGGCGGCATCCGCACCAACTTCCGCATGCCCGACGTGCTTTCCTTCGGCGTCGGCGGCGGCAGCCTCGTACGGCAGGACTCCGCCCGTGTCACCGTCGGCCCCGAGAGCGTCGGATACCGGCTGCGGGACGAGGCGCTCGTATTCGGAGGGGAGACCCTCACCGCCACCGACCTCGTGGTGGCCGCGGGCCGCGCCGAGATCGGCGAACCGGAACGAGTCGCGTCCCTGGACCGGGACCTGGTGGAGGCCGGTCTCGCCTATGCGACGGAGCGGATCACCGGGACGATCGACCGGATGCGGACCAGCAGGGCACCGGTCCCCGTCGTGCTGGTGGGAGGCGGCAGCGTGCTGCTGCCCGAGTCGATCCCGCTGGCGTCCTCGATGATGCGGCCCGAGCAGTTCGCCGTCGCCAACGCCGTCGGTGCCGCGATCGCCCAGATCAGCGGGGACGTGGACCGTATCTTCGCGGTGCAGCCGGGGCAGCGGGACGCGGCGCTGGACACCGCCAAGCAGGAGGCCACGGACCGTGCGCTGATCGCGGGCGCGACCCCCGGCACCGTGGAGATCGTCGAGGTCGAGGAGATCCCCCTGGCCTACCTGCCGGGCAACGCGACACGCATCCGCGTCAAGGCGGTCGGCGACCTCTCCCGTGACCGCTCCCGTGACCCCTCCGAGCCCGCCTCCGCCGCACACGGGCACGGGGCCGGGTGA
- a CDS encoding ATP-dependent DNA helicase, which produces MSKPALTDLLHAAVTAVGGTERPGQVAMAEAVAEAVESGTHLLIQAGTGTGKSLGYLVPALAHGQPVVIATATLALQRQLVERDLPRTVEALHPLLRRRAAFAMLKGRSNYLCLHRLHEGVPQEEDEGLFDPFESAAPTSRLGKDLLRLRDWSDETETGDRDDLRPGVSDRAWSQVSVSSRECLGAAKCAYGAECFAEAARERAKLAEVIVTNHALLAIDAIENAPVLPPHEVLIVDEGHELVSRVTGVATGELTPGGVNRAVRRAAKLIDEKSADRLQTAAESFERLMELALPGRLETVPEDLGYALAALRDAARAGITTLGNTRDKSVQDEDAVRKQALASLENVHDVAERVVEGSEFDVIWYERHDRFGASLRVAPLSVSGLLREKLFSDRSVVLTSATLKLGGDFDGVGASLGLAPERVLGDDSPGGDAGQQQETPRWRGLDAGSPFDYRKQGILYVAAHLAPPGREQSRRDMLDELTDLVGAAGGRTLGLFSSMRAAQTAAEELRGRLGVPILLQGEETLGELIRRFAEDPQTCLFGTLSLWQGVDVPGPSCQLVVMDRIPFPRPDDPLMSARQKAVEENGGNGFMAVAATHAALLMAQGSGRLVRASGDRGVVAVLDPRLERARYGGFLRASMPGFWYTTDRDQVRRSLAAIDAAAKESAEEPAKETARDSAKEPSEASEDVAEAAAEV; this is translated from the coding sequence ATGAGCAAGCCCGCCCTCACCGATCTCCTGCACGCCGCCGTCACCGCCGTCGGCGGTACGGAACGGCCTGGTCAGGTAGCCATGGCCGAAGCCGTCGCCGAGGCGGTCGAAAGCGGCACCCATCTGCTGATCCAGGCGGGCACCGGCACCGGCAAGTCTCTGGGCTATCTCGTCCCCGCGCTGGCGCACGGGCAGCCCGTGGTGATCGCGACGGCCACGCTCGCGCTCCAGCGTCAGCTCGTCGAGCGCGACCTGCCGCGCACGGTCGAGGCGCTGCATCCGCTGCTGCGCCGCCGCGCCGCGTTCGCCATGCTCAAGGGCCGCTCCAACTATCTGTGTCTGCACCGTCTGCACGAGGGCGTTCCACAGGAGGAGGACGAAGGGCTCTTCGATCCCTTCGAGAGCGCTGCCCCCACCTCCCGCCTCGGCAAGGACCTGCTGCGGCTGCGCGACTGGTCCGACGAGACGGAGACGGGCGACCGCGACGATCTCCGTCCGGGCGTCTCCGACCGCGCCTGGTCGCAGGTCTCGGTCTCCTCCCGCGAGTGCCTGGGAGCCGCCAAGTGCGCCTACGGAGCCGAGTGCTTCGCCGAGGCCGCACGTGAACGGGCCAAGCTCGCCGAGGTCATCGTCACCAACCACGCACTCCTCGCCATCGACGCGATCGAGAACGCACCGGTGCTGCCGCCTCACGAGGTCCTGATCGTCGACGAGGGCCACGAACTGGTCTCCCGCGTCACCGGCGTGGCCACCGGCGAACTGACGCCCGGCGGTGTCAACCGCGCGGTGCGCCGCGCCGCCAAGCTCATCGACGAGAAGAGCGCCGACCGGCTCCAGACGGCCGCCGAGAGCTTCGAGCGCCTGATGGAGCTGGCACTGCCCGGACGTCTCGAAACGGTCCCCGAGGACCTCGGGTACGCACTGGCGGCGCTGCGCGACGCCGCCCGCGCCGGCATCACGACCCTCGGCAACACCCGCGACAAGTCGGTGCAGGACGAGGACGCCGTACGCAAACAGGCCCTGGCCTCGCTGGAGAACGTGCACGACGTGGCCGAACGGGTCGTCGAGGGCTCCGAGTTCGACGTGATCTGGTACGAGAGGCACGACCGCTTCGGCGCCTCGCTGCGCGTCGCACCGCTCTCGGTCTCGGGGCTGCTGAGGGAGAAGCTCTTCAGCGACCGGTCGGTCGTCCTCACCTCGGCCACCCTCAAACTGGGCGGCGACTTCGACGGCGTGGGAGCCTCACTGGGCCTCGCCCCGGAGCGCGTGCTCGGCGACGACTCACCCGGCGGCGACGCCGGACAGCAGCAGGAGACGCCCCGTTGGCGCGGCCTGGACGCGGGCTCTCCCTTCGACTACCGCAAGCAGGGAATCCTCTACGTCGCCGCGCATCTCGCGCCGCCCGGGAGGGAGCAGTCCCGACGGGACATGCTCGACGAACTCACCGATCTGGTCGGCGCCGCCGGCGGTCGCACGCTCGGGTTGTTCTCCTCGATGCGTGCCGCACAGACGGCCGCGGAGGAGCTGCGCGGCAGGCTCGGGGTGCCGATCCTGCTTCAGGGCGAGGAGACGCTGGGCGAGCTGATCCGCCGCTTCGCGGAGGACCCGCAGACGTGTCTGTTCGGCACGCTCTCGCTGTGGCAGGGCGTCGATGTGCCGGGCCCGAGCTGCCAGTTGGTGGTCATGGACCGCATTCCGTTCCCCCGGCCCGACGATCCGCTGATGAGTGCCAGGCAGAAGGCGGTCGAGGAGAACGGCGGCAACGGCTTCATGGCGGTCGCCGCCACACATGCCGCGCTGCTGATGGCACAGGGCTCCGGCAGGCTCGTGAGGGCGTCGGGGGACAGGGGCGTGGTCGCGGTGCTCGACCCCCGGCTGGAGCGGGCCCGTTACGGCGGATTTCTGCGGGCTTCGATGCCCGGCTTCTGGTACACGACGGACCGCGACCAGGTGCGGCGTTCGCTCGCGGCCATCGACGCCGCTGCGAAGGAATCAGCGGAGGAACCAGCGAAGGAAACGGCCAGGGATTCGGCCAAGGAGCCGTCGGAAGCCTCAGAGGACGTGGCGGAGGCAGCGGCCGAGGTGTAG
- a CDS encoding GNAT family N-acetyltransferase, whose translation MNANGPEFRPGGPGSRTPGPDFPADTGTSHHTGTSHHTGTSQPTGKPGDGEADDTLDLALSDELTRLLAEHGRYEETEHATKHGPSGSAPDGPAPAHGPAPDLLDAVGDWPATASPVGTLRLVPVVMDRDLRLITAWMNDPAVAAYWELAGPQEVTAAHLRTQLEGDGRSVPCLGVLDGVPMSYWEVYRADLDPIARHCRARPHDTGLHLLIGSVPDRGRGVGTALLRAVADLVLDRRPDCGRVLAEPDVRNVASVAAFLKAGFRLSAEVDLPGKRAALMVRDRALREVL comes from the coding sequence GTGAACGCGAACGGTCCCGAGTTCCGTCCGGGCGGTCCGGGCTCCCGTACGCCTGGTCCCGACTTCCCTGCGGACACGGGGACTTCCCACCACACTGGGACTTCCCACCACACGGGGACTTCTCAGCCCACCGGGAAGCCGGGGGATGGCGAGGCCGACGACACGCTCGACCTCGCGCTGTCCGACGAGCTGACACGGCTGCTGGCCGAGCACGGCCGGTACGAAGAAACGGAGCACGCCACCAAGCACGGCCCGTCGGGGTCTGCCCCTGACGGCCCGGCCCCGGCTCACGGCCCGGCCCCGGACCTGCTCGACGCCGTGGGCGACTGGCCCGCCACCGCGAGCCCCGTGGGCACGCTGCGGCTCGTACCCGTCGTGATGGACCGCGATCTGCGGCTGATCACCGCATGGATGAACGACCCGGCGGTCGCCGCCTATTGGGAACTGGCGGGCCCGCAGGAGGTGACCGCGGCACATCTGCGGACGCAGCTGGAAGGCGACGGCCGCAGCGTGCCCTGTCTGGGCGTTCTCGACGGCGTCCCCATGAGCTACTGGGAGGTCTACCGCGCCGACCTCGACCCGATCGCCCGCCACTGCCGCGCACGTCCGCACGACACGGGACTGCACCTGCTGATCGGTTCGGTGCCCGACCGCGGCCGAGGCGTGGGGACCGCTCTGCTGCGTGCCGTCGCCGACCTCGTACTGGACCGCCGGCCGGACTGCGGGCGTGTGCTCGCCGAACCGGACGTACGCAACGTCGCCTCCGTCGCGGCCTTCCTGAAGGCGGGCTTCCGGCTCTCGGCCGAGGTGGATCTGCCCGGGAAGCGTGCGGCGCTCATGGTGCGCGACCGGGCTCTGCGCGAAGTGCTCTGA
- a CDS encoding IucA/IucC family protein, which translates to MARLPGQAHGPGLRTYPDAGEATAVAAATEDPAGTDPEGTDPAGKDPAHAADAAAVVGLLCCWVRERGVERPSEEEQHTLVLPMEATGVNLRVPVRHWSLTGRHDFGRPFVEGAPADAEPLDAVTLAALMAREAAHVARGDGDSVAEHGAAGEGGSPDRSGTDPGAGAADLVARVADSVRRTTRFLAERRAAPEPPPGHGPFIEAEQSLVLGHPLHPAPKSREGLTDDECAAYSPETRAAFPLHWFAVHESVLACDSAWTERGRAVGAAQLAARLAGDTVTSRLPARTVPLPLHPWQARGLAHRPAVAGLLADGLLHDLGAGGDVWHPTSSVRTVMRPGGPAMLKLSVGLPITNSRRENLRKELLRGLEVHRLLRSGLGAQWRAAHPGFDIVRDPAWLGVDGTDGRPVTGLDTVIRHNPFGPADDAVCVAGLTAERPSPGAPRGRLRSRLADIVEGLAARTDRPVTTVATEWFLRYLDAVVRPVLWLDAHAGIALEAHQQNTLVLLDEDGWPCGGRYRDNQGYYFRESRRDALQQRLPGTRLGVDSDTFVDDAVADERFAYYLGVNNVLGLIGALGVQRLADERVLLAAARQFLRARACGEGDGPVSALPALLLESPTLRCKANLLTRLHGMDELEGPVDSQSVYVTVGNPLCR; encoded by the coding sequence ATGGCCCGCCTGCCGGGACAGGCACACGGGCCGGGCCTCCGTACGTACCCGGACGCCGGTGAGGCGACGGCCGTGGCCGCTGCTACGGAGGACCCGGCAGGCACGGACCCGGAAGGCACGGACCCGGCAGGCAAGGACCCCGCACATGCGGCGGACGCCGCCGCCGTCGTCGGTCTGCTGTGCTGCTGGGTGCGTGAGCGGGGCGTCGAGCGTCCCTCCGAAGAGGAACAGCACACCCTGGTGCTGCCCATGGAGGCCACCGGCGTCAACTTGCGCGTCCCGGTGCGTCATTGGTCGCTCACGGGACGGCACGACTTCGGACGGCCGTTCGTGGAGGGCGCCCCTGCGGACGCCGAGCCGCTGGACGCGGTGACGCTGGCCGCGCTGATGGCGCGCGAGGCGGCCCATGTGGCGCGTGGCGATGGCGACTCCGTTGCGGAGCACGGCGCTGCGGGCGAGGGCGGCTCGCCGGACCGTTCCGGTACGGACCCGGGGGCCGGAGCCGCCGACCTCGTCGCCCGCGTCGCCGACTCCGTACGCCGCACCACCCGCTTCCTCGCCGAGCGCCGCGCCGCGCCCGAACCGCCGCCGGGCCACGGCCCGTTCATCGAGGCCGAACAGTCGCTGGTGCTGGGCCACCCGCTGCACCCGGCACCCAAGAGCCGCGAGGGCCTCACCGACGACGAGTGCGCGGCGTACTCGCCGGAGACGCGCGCCGCCTTCCCGCTGCACTGGTTCGCCGTACACGAGTCGGTGCTGGCCTGCGACTCCGCCTGGACCGAGCGCGGACGCGCCGTGGGTGCCGCACAGCTCGCCGCCCGTCTCGCCGGTGACACCGTCACCTCCCGACTGCCCGCCCGCACCGTGCCGTTGCCGCTGCACCCCTGGCAGGCACGCGGGCTCGCCCACCGCCCCGCCGTTGCGGGCCTCCTCGCCGACGGGCTGCTGCACGACCTGGGCGCGGGCGGTGACGTGTGGCACCCGACGTCCTCCGTACGTACGGTAATGCGCCCCGGCGGACCGGCGATGCTCAAGCTCTCCGTCGGGCTGCCCATCACCAACTCCCGCCGGGAGAACCTGCGCAAGGAGCTGCTGCGCGGACTGGAGGTGCACCGGCTGCTGCGTTCCGGGCTCGGCGCACAGTGGCGGGCCGCGCACCCGGGCTTCGACATCGTCCGCGACCCGGCGTGGCTCGGGGTCGACGGGACGGACGGCCGGCCGGTGACGGGACTGGACACCGTCATCCGCCACAACCCCTTCGGCCCGGCCGACGACGCCGTCTGCGTCGCCGGTCTCACCGCGGAACGGCCCTCGCCCGGCGCGCCGCGGGGGAGGCTGCGCTCGCGCCTTGCGGACATCGTCGAGGGGCTGGCGGCTCGTACGGACCGGCCCGTGACGACCGTGGCCACCGAGTGGTTCCTGCGCTATCTCGACGCCGTCGTACGACCGGTGCTGTGGCTGGACGCCCACGCCGGCATCGCCTTGGAGGCGCACCAGCAGAACACCCTCGTGCTGCTCGACGAGGACGGATGGCCGTGCGGCGGCCGCTACCGCGACAACCAGGGCTACTACTTCCGCGAGTCACGGCGCGACGCCCTCCAGCAGCGGCTGCCCGGCACACGGCTCGGCGTCGACAGCGACACCTTCGTCGACGACGCGGTGGCCGACGAGCGCTTCGCGTACTACCTCGGCGTCAACAACGTCCTCGGCCTGATCGGCGCCCTCGGGGTCCAACGCCTCGCGGACGAACGGGTGTTGCTCGCCGCGGCACGACAGTTCCTGCGCGCACGGGCGTGCGGGGAGGGCGACGGTCCCGTATCGGCGCTGCCCGCGCTGCTGCTGGAGTCGCCGACGTTGCGCTGCAAGGCGAATCTGCTCACGCGGCTGCACGGCATGGACGAACTCGAAGGCCCCGTCGACTCCCAGTCCGTGTACGTCACCGTCGGCAACCCGCTGTGCCGGTGA
- a CDS encoding ATP-binding protein produces the protein MAPIPEAVSAARRHVTSVLNERGLGALSETAALLTCELVSNAVKHGSAGDAGAKRERAQQIVLKVRHEDALLIEVWDPGSKGLHPRLRRAAPHDEVGRGLHLVDTLSRAWGHYAPASGGRAVWCELPSAEEESAPSGESEAPGAASREGRLAPR, from the coding sequence ATGGCTCCGATTCCGGAAGCGGTGTCGGCGGCCCGTCGCCATGTGACCAGCGTGCTGAACGAACGGGGCTTGGGCGCGCTGAGCGAGACGGCGGCTCTGCTTACATGCGAACTGGTCTCCAACGCCGTCAAACACGGCAGTGCCGGTGACGCGGGTGCGAAGCGGGAGCGTGCACAGCAGATCGTGCTGAAGGTCCGCCACGAGGACGCGCTGCTCATAGAGGTCTGGGACCCCGGCTCGAAGGGACTGCACCCCCGGCTGCGAAGGGCGGCTCCGCATGACGAGGTGGGCCGTGGGCTGCACCTGGTGGACACGTTGAGCCGCGCCTGGGGGCACTACGCGCCGGCTTCCGGAGGCAGGGCCGTCTGGTGCGAACTGCCGTCCGCCGAGGAGGAGTCCGCGCCGAGCGGGGAATCAGAAGCGCCCGGGGCGGCGAGCCGGGAGGGGAGGCTCGCCCCTCGCTGA
- a CDS encoding DUF917 domain-containing protein, with protein MPWDLAASDLSDLALGAALLGAGGGGDPYLGKSMAADALASTSGRVRFLDPDELDEDALVVTTAMLGAPTVLVEKLPSGKEVAVALRALERHLGRPVTATMPAECGGMNSMVPLLAAARLGLPVVDADGMGRAFPELSMTTFGAHGLSGSPMAVADEHGSVAVVDAGADNRRLESLARALAVSMGASASMAIYAMSGADVRRTAVPRTVSTAVRLGRAVQEARQCHRDPFTALEETLTRTVYEYGRTLFEGKVVDVERATTDGFARGRARIAVEGTADEGELVFQNENLVARMAGRTLAVVPDLVTVLHAESAEPVTTEGLRYGQRVRVFAISAPPPLRTPEALAAFGPGAFGIEENYRPLAPGSGG; from the coding sequence ATGCCCTGGGACCTCGCCGCCAGCGACCTCTCCGACCTCGCCCTGGGCGCCGCGCTGCTCGGCGCGGGCGGTGGCGGCGACCCGTATCTGGGGAAGTCGATGGCCGCCGACGCCCTCGCCTCCACGTCAGGCCGGGTGCGCTTCCTCGACCCCGACGAGCTGGACGAGGACGCCCTCGTCGTCACCACGGCCATGCTGGGTGCACCGACCGTACTGGTGGAGAAGCTGCCGAGCGGCAAGGAAGTGGCCGTCGCGCTGCGGGCGTTGGAGCGTCACCTCGGCCGGCCGGTCACCGCGACGATGCCCGCCGAGTGCGGCGGCATGAACTCGATGGTCCCGCTGCTGGCGGCGGCGCGGCTCGGCCTGCCCGTCGTGGACGCCGACGGCATGGGCCGCGCGTTCCCCGAGCTGTCGATGACGACGTTCGGCGCCCACGGTCTGTCCGGATCGCCCATGGCGGTCGCGGACGAGCACGGCAGCGTGGCCGTGGTCGACGCCGGCGCGGACAACCGCCGCCTGGAGTCCCTGGCCCGCGCCCTCGCCGTCAGCATGGGCGCCTCGGCGTCCATGGCGATCTACGCCATGAGCGGTGCCGACGTACGCCGTACCGCGGTGCCGCGCACCGTGAGCACCGCCGTACGGCTGGGACGGGCGGTGCAGGAGGCACGGCAGTGCCACCGCGATCCGTTCACGGCCCTCGAGGAGACGCTGACCCGCACGGTGTACGAGTACGGAAGGACCCTCTTCGAGGGCAAGGTCGTCGACGTGGAGCGTGCCACGACGGACGGCTTCGCGCGTGGCCGAGCCCGGATCGCAGTCGAAGGCACCGCTGACGAGGGCGAGTTGGTCTTCCAGAACGAGAACCTGGTGGCACGGATGGCGGGCCGCACCCTCGCCGTCGTCCCCGATCTCGTCACGGTCCTGCACGCGGAGTCCGCCGAACCGGTCACCACCGAGGGGCTGCGCTACGGGCAGCGCGTCCGGGTCTTCGCGATCTCCGCGCCGCCTCCGCTGCGCACCCCCGAGGCGCTGGCCGCCTTCGGCCCGGGGGCCTTCGGCATCGAGGAGAACTACCGTCCTCTCGCGCCCGGTTCGGGCGGCTGA
- a CDS encoding IucA/IucC family protein translates to MHLPAADDTDDVLRGSGELHLPPGLDHDSWRRAGRRLLVKMISEFAYEEIIRPEPDTEAEGGREEDADTVGDPESAVGDPEAGGARPASAAGDLPPGHTSADAPGHLSGPARAFRPYRLRVADDLTLRFRARRGAYGHWNIDPASLTPTGADPFAFLLRAHDALLGLTGDTTGHLVRELSATLLADVRLSERELPAARLAELGYAELEGHQKGHPWLVMNKGRLGFSASDAASWAPEARREQRLPWIAVRTGDTGIAAYRGVPALAEPHRLYERELSPETLRDFRHTLRSRGLPAEDYLFLPVHPWQWDETIAPLFADSIARGDIVPLRSDGDLRLPQQSVRTFLNVSRPERHTVKLPLSVLNTLVWRGLPTERTLAAPAVTRWIHGLRDSDTFLRDECRVILLGEVASVTVRHPLYDRLPQVPYQYRELLGCIWREPLAGQLESGERARTLAALLHTDARERSLTAELVERSGLPPRVWLRHLFAALLPPLLHFLYRYGTVFSPHGENAIVVFDEDDVPVRLAVKDFVDDVNISAEPVPELDGMPAEVREVLLTEPPAFLPQFIHSGLLVGVFRYLAPLCEDQLNVPEGEFWSLVRAEAERHHARFPELKDRVAAYGLLGPRIERLCLNRNRLHMDGYRDSSERPHAAVHGTVPNPLHAP, encoded by the coding sequence GTGCATCTGCCGGCAGCCGACGACACCGACGACGTTCTCCGCGGCTCAGGCGAGCTGCATCTGCCGCCCGGCCTCGACCACGACTCGTGGCGCAGGGCGGGCAGGCGGCTGCTGGTGAAGATGATCAGCGAGTTCGCCTACGAGGAGATCATCCGGCCCGAGCCCGATACGGAGGCCGAGGGGGGCCGGGAAGAGGATGCCGACACCGTGGGAGATCCGGAGTCCGCCGTGGGAGATCCGGAGGCCGGCGGCGCCCGACCAGCGTCCGCAGCCGGCGACTTGCCCCCGGGCCACACCTCCGCTGACGCCCCCGGTCACCTCTCCGGGCCCGCCCGCGCCTTCCGCCCGTACCGCCTCCGCGTGGCGGACGACCTCACCCTCCGCTTCCGCGCCCGCCGCGGCGCCTACGGCCACTGGAACATCGACCCGGCGTCCCTCACCCCCACCGGCGCCGACCCCTTCGCGTTCCTCCTCCGCGCACACGACGCCCTCCTGGGCCTCACAGGCGACACCACAGGTCATCTCGTCCGCGAGCTGTCCGCCACCCTGCTCGCCGACGTACGGCTGAGCGAGCGCGAACTGCCCGCCGCCCGCCTCGCGGAACTCGGCTACGCGGAGCTGGAGGGCCACCAGAAGGGCCATCCCTGGCTCGTCATGAACAAGGGCAGGCTCGGCTTCTCCGCCTCCGACGCGGCCAGTTGGGCCCCCGAGGCACGCCGCGAACAGCGCCTTCCATGGATCGCCGTACGGACCGGGGACACCGGGATCGCCGCCTACCGCGGTGTGCCCGCGCTCGCCGAGCCGCACCGCCTCTACGAGCGTGAGCTGAGCCCCGAGACCCTGCGGGACTTCCGCCACACCCTCCGCTCGCGTGGACTGCCCGCCGAGGACTATCTCTTCCTGCCCGTACACCCCTGGCAGTGGGACGAGACGATCGCGCCGCTCTTCGCCGACTCCATCGCCAGGGGCGACATCGTCCCGCTGCGCTCTGACGGCGATCTGCGGCTGCCCCAGCAGTCCGTACGCACCTTCCTGAACGTCAGCCGCCCCGAGCGGCACACCGTGAAGCTGCCGCTGTCCGTGCTCAACACCCTTGTCTGGCGCGGACTTCCCACCGAGCGGACCCTCGCGGCGCCCGCCGTGACCCGCTGGATCCACGGCCTGCGCGACAGCGATACCTTCCTGCGCGACGAGTGCCGGGTGATCCTGCTCGGCGAGGTCGCCTCCGTCACCGTGCGCCATCCCCTCTACGACCGGCTGCCGCAGGTTCCGTACCAGTACCGCGAACTGCTCGGCTGCATCTGGCGCGAGCCGCTTGCCGGTCAGCTCGAATCGGGCGAGCGGGCCCGCACCCTCGCCGCCCTGCTCCACACCGACGCCAGGGAGCGGTCCCTCACGGCGGAACTCGTCGAACGCTCCGGTCTGCCGCCCCGCGTCTGGCTGCGGCACCTCTTCGCGGCCCTGCTGCCGCCGCTGCTGCACTTCCTCTACCGCTACGGGACGGTCTTCTCACCGCACGGCGAGAACGCCATCGTCGTCTTCGACGAGGACGACGTGCCGGTGCGGCTGGCGGTCAAGGACTTCGTCGACGACGTCAACATCAGCGCCGAGCCCGTGCCCGAACTCGACGGCATGCCCGCGGAAGTGCGTGAGGTGCTGCTGACCGAACCTCCCGCGTTCCTGCCGCAGTTCATCCACTCCGGTCTCCTCGTCGGCGTCTTCCGCTATCTGGCGCCGCTCTGTGAGGACCAACTGAACGTCCCCGAAGGGGAGTTCTGGTCGCTGGTGCGGGCGGAGGCCGAGCGCCACCACGCACGCTTCCCCGAACTGAAGGACCGCGTCGCCGCCTACGGGCTGCTCGGTCCGCGCATCGAACGGCTCTGCCTCAATCGCAACCGTCTGCACATGGACGGCTACCGCGACAGCTCCGAGCGCCCGCACGCGGCCGTACACGGCACGGTCCCCAACCCGCTGCACGCACCGTGA